Proteins encoded together in one Impatiens glandulifera chromosome 1, dImpGla2.1, whole genome shotgun sequence window:
- the LOC124922718 gene encoding aspartyl protease AED3-like, translated as MAASLTLFLLPLFLSPFTSKSLAAAATTAGKCDGVFSDHHSSLQILHINSPCSPFRSTQPLSWEQTVHESQSKDHARFQYLSSLVAGRSVAPISSGQILQTSNYLVRVKVGTPPQVFLMAVDTSNDAAWVPCGGCTGCPSAVFSSEKSTSFSPVACNAVQCNQVPNTVCNSGSCNFNTTYGGSTIAANLSKDTFRLAADDIPGYTFSCIEKVTGASFPPQGLLGLGRGPLSLLSQTQSLYQSTFSYCLPSYKALNFSGSLRLGPIAQPKRIKYTPLLRNPRRSSLYYVNLLSIKVGKRIVDIPPSAFALNATTGAGTIIDSGTVYTRLVKTAYEAVKKEFRRRMGTATVSSLGGFDTCYTVPITIPSITLMFAGANVTLPQDNFLIHSSSSSTSCLAMAASPDNVNSVLNVIASFQQQNHRYLFDVSNNRLGISRENCS; from the exons ATGGCAGCTTCACTAACACTTTTCCTTCTTCccctttttctctctcctttcaCATCCAAATCCCTCGCCGCCGCCGCCACCACCGCCGGCAAATGTGACGGCGTCTTCTCCGACCACCACTCATCCCTCCAAATCCTCCACATCAACAGCCCCTGCTCCCCTTTCCGTTCTACACAACCACTCTCATGGGAACAAACCGTACATGAATCCCAATCCAAAGACCATGCAAGATTTCAGTACCTATCCAGCCTCGTCGCCGGCAGATCCGTTGCTCCCATTTCTTCCGGTCAGATCCTACAGACCTCAAATTACCTTGTTAGAGTCAAAGTCGGAACTCCGCCGCAGGTTTTCTTGATGGCCGTTGATACCAGCAACGACGCTGCTTGGGTTCCATGCGGCGGTTGCACCGGTTGTCCCTCAGCCGTCTTCTCGTCGGAAAAATCCACCTCTTTCTCCCCTGTCGCCTGTAATGCTGTTCAATGCAATCAG GTGCCGAACACTGTCTGTAACAGCGGTTCATGCAACTTCAACACGACATACGGCGGTTCAACAATAGCAGCAAATCTCTCAAAAGACACTTTCCGTCTCGCCGCCGATGACATTCCCGGCTATACATTCAGCTGCATCGAGAAAGTGACCGGCGCCTCATTCCCACCTCAGGGTCTATTAGGGCTTGGCCGTGGccctctctctcttctttctcaaACCCAAAGCCTTTATCAATCCACATTCTCATATTGCTTACCCAGCTATAAAGCTTTAAACTTTTCCGGTTCACTCAGACTCGGACCGATTGCCCAACCAAAGAGAATCAAATACACTCCCCTCTTAAGAAACCCTAGAAGATCATCTTTATACTATGTCAATTTGTTATCAATTAAGGTCGGCAAGAGAATAGTCGATATCCCTCCATCCGCATTCGCCTTAAACGCCACCACCGGCGCCGGTACAATCATAGATTCCG GTACTGTGTATACTAGACTGGTAAAGACGGCGTACGAGGCTGTTAAGAAGGAGTTCCGGCGAAGAATGGGGACGGCGACAGTTTCGAGTCTGGGTGGATTTGATACTTGTTATACTGTTCCGATTACGATACCTTCGATAACTTTGATGTTCGCCGGAGCTAATGTGACTTTGCCTCAAGATAATTTCCTTATTCATAGCAGCTCGAGCAGCACAAGTTGTCTTGCTATGGCGGCGTCGCCGGATAATGTGAATTCAGTACTTAATGTGATTGCTAGCTTTCAACAGCAGAATCATCGTTATCTGTTTGATGTTTCAAACAATCGTCTTGGAATTTCCCGTGAGAATTGCTCCTAG